The genomic interval GTAAAAATCACTCAGAGGGTAAATCATCACCTAAAATCTACCATAGAAACTAAGTTCgttacaaccaatttaaaaatacttacaataaTACCCTGGAAGTAACTAAATCTGGCTTGTAATACCACTAATATCCCACTCGATCTTTGCACCCTTGTAGCTTTGGACTGTTAGTTTTTCTATAGTTTTACAACGAGCACCAACTCAATCTCTACATCTAGCTAATTGCGAAAATCCTTTCGGCTAATGAACACGTCCACACCAATGGACTCAGCAAGACTCAAATATGAGTACAATATGATGGAGGTTTGTTTATCAAGATACAATCGATCTCCAATGCTTAATGGACCTCCTTATGGTTTTCCcttaagaaaaaaatgtataCGCAACTCTAGCCTCTCTACACACCGTAGAAATCATgcatattatcatatatatatacttaggGTTTGTATCGGTCACTTAGAGAGTCCAAAacctagtaaaaaaaaaaaaattagtttttggaACCTTTTCTTGAGCAAAGGTTGAGTCAATtgtcgagcgaactttctgTCTTGCTTTTGATCATGACCTTGTGAAACTACTTTCACCCAATAAATGGTGGCATCGAAAGATCTTTGTGAAACATGCATTTGTAGATAATTGATTTATCTTTCCAACGCAACCATTGGAGGAGGactcttttaaatattgtttggatagtgagttgagatgagatgagatgagttgagatcaataaaagttgaaagttgaataaaatcttgtcagaatattattttttaatgttattattgttttgagattttaaaaagttaaattatttattatattttgtgtgaaaatttgaaaaaattataagatgagatgaaacactttttatatccaaattGAGTCTTACTCTCACACGGGCTCAAGTACGTACTATGAAAGACAATGAGCACAACGCGTTTGAGCAAAATActcaaaaacttaaaatgaCTAGAAAACAtagattatattatttatattatatcttaacattatattatatttatacttatattatatcttaacattatttttcttcaatttatttaaaaaaacaacaatgtatagaaataaaagatgggtagtgatagggttactacaatattactacccatttactacttatagttcatttcaagttttttattttttttatcattttcttttaagtatttttttaacattcttaactattaagaaaaaattaaaaaaatatataattttactaatagtcacttccttaaccattaagtaaaaaaaaaaaaatcaaatataaaataaattgcagAAAAGTAGTAACCCTATTATTTTTCGAAATAGATACATAAagtcttctttcttttaataatattttattcgaaaTCATTTGAAGGTAGGGACCCCGTTTCATCCTTGCTGCGTTATTAAAAAGATACCAAAGGAGTAATAATtcttagaaaatattgtttatcaTCTTTATAATCACCATTTCATCATCAATCAactaggtaaaaaataataaataatactgaataaattaatatcatataagtactagataataaaaaaataataattctaaggATGATGAATAATAGTTATCAGATTAGTTGATCAAGCACAACAACGTAAATGCCCACACATGCTAGTTggataaaaatatgaaaaaaaaaaaaaaaactagctggacgagaaagaaagaaatacgTCCATGGTCAAGCTGGCCGCGAGTTCATGAAAACTTGAATCCCTCATACTACCACGGCGCGGTATAGTCcctcaaaaacaataatattaccAGTAATTAGGGCCAAGATATATATAGCAAGAATCACCCCTGGCCTGCATCCATCACATCATGATCTTCTAGAGTTGGGAGAGTGGGTCCTGATCTCGTTTCTAGTCTACAATGAAGCTGCATGAGGTACTACTTGCTCAGACGTTTAAACAGTTTCAGCAAATACTGATTTAGAACCATGAGATTGTGATGTTGGATTGAAATGTCCAACATGCATCATGTCTTTCAGAGCCCGATCATGAATAACCTGGATTTTATTCACCCCAAGACACAGGGTACGTAAATGCTAACATGCGTCCAATTTTAGTCTGCTAGATGCCTGCGCGTAGCTCTGCGGCCATTTCCTTATCTTCCACAAACAATCATCAGCAACAATGAAATCACACTTGACacataagaagaaaaatggatgCACATGATGATCTCCAGAATAGTCATGACTACAAGCGAGACATTTAGGATATTGAACCACGTCCCTCTCAACAAAAGTGAGAGGATGCTCGTGGAAGTCGAATGTGTAAGTGCTCCCGACCTTGATGCGGGGGTACTTCCCCATAATACATTTAGTATGAGCAGCAAAAAAGATATCTTCACAATAGTAGAACCAATGCTTCAGATTTCGCTTTTCTTCACAAATATCACAATAATACTCACCAGAGTCATCCTCAATGCTGTAAGAGAGTATGAAAGGTTTCTCATACGGCCCATATTTTATGGTAAGCGGTAGGGTAGCGCAGCAGAAGCCTATCTTAAATCCACAATCACCACAATAAATGGTCGCAGGGACACGTTCGCCACATGAATTACAGCTGTCCCTATATCTGACATAAGGGCTTCTGTCAGTAACAAAGAGTGGGTACTCATGACCCTCATGGGTAACTTTTTTTGGTATCAAACTGCAAGGGACATCGAGTTTGAAGTGGCAGCTATCACAACTGTATACGAAGCCATTACACCGACGATCACAAGCAGCGCACCAGAAGACTCCATCATATTCATGAAATTTGTTTGGGAGGAGGGTGAGCGGATGGTCATGAAGCGGGTGTAATTTTTTTCGGGGTAAATCAGCACAAGATTTGTGAAGACAGAACTTGCATTGTAAACAACAATAATACGGAGAGGAGAGATACTGCGTACACCCGTTACATTTTTCATTGTTCTCTGGCTCATCAACTGCAAGCTTTAAGTTATGTTCATGACAGATATGTTTGATCTCTGTGACGATTTCAGCTTTTCCGTTTTCCGGGGTGATCTTGTTGACAATTTGAGCTAATTTGTCACCAGATTCATCAGGCCCAAGAAGGTCAAGGGGCAAAATAGGCTGCTCATCTATGAATTCGGGGTCAAATGCTTCATTCTTGTTGTAAAAGTTTGTAGCACAAAGAGGATGTGCAACAAAATCACAACTCGAGCAATAATAACAATTGTATTTTGTGTTCACTTTTTTATAACAGAGATGACAAATTTGCTGATCCTCGGATTGGTCGAGCTGAGGAGAGTTTTTGAGGTTCAGACTCAGAGGGTGGTTGTGACGTCTTATTGTGAGAGTCAAGGGAAAGAGAGCACATTGCGTGTGAACCATGAATGAGCAGGTGACACAAAAGTAGGACATGCAGTTTCTTTCTTCCCCACAAGCATCGCAAGTGAAAGACAATGATCTTCGAAGGAGGTTCAGAGGATGGTCATGACTTTCAGTTTTTATGGTGAGCGGTAGCAAAGCGCAACCTTGATGAAGGTTAAAGTTGCAGCGAGAACAATTATATCTGTAGCACTCCCGGTATTCATCACAGCCGCCATCGCATTTTCTGCTATGGTCTTCAAATGAACTACTGATCTCAAGAGTATGTTCCGGGTGCAACGGATGCTGTATCTTGCTGGGTGGTTAGACACATGATTTATGCACGACGTAGTAGCTGCACTGCTCGCAACTGTAATTAGGACCCCTTACTCGTTGAAAGCACACGTAACAGTAACGTATTTTACCATCCATTTTTGTCACTTGATTTAAGACCAACGGATGATAGTGGAAAGGGAATTTTATAGACTGCATGTCTCGCTCTCTCAGTTGTCTCCACAACTAATTTCTCTACAAGACATCAACTTTTTAGTTAGTCATCAAACAACTACGCATGACGAAAGTggatgtcctttttttttttcttttctggcgTTTTGGAATTTGTATGAGATGAGTACTACAACTTTTTAGTTAGTCATCAAATATTTGTCTCCTAAACTAACTTACCTGAACAATGAACTCGGAATCGAATGGATGTCCTTGGAACAAATTTTAAATGCTTCCAAAAAATGAGGTCGATCAGATTGTTGCTAGTTCTTAATTATCTCAAAGAACGCAGCGTCCAACCATTAAATCCCTACATCAAAAGACGACAatcatattaaactaataatctTGCATATGCTTTGCATACAAAGCTTAAATAATAGTTAAACAGGACACAACATCTCACAGAATTTGAGTTagcatacaaaatatatataagaaagagacagaaaagaaaggggaaagaaatCATACGCAAATCATATCAGAAACCATCAATACTCCCATGCAGCAACATAAATGATCTGACTTTGACTTCAGAAGTTAAAATAAAGCTTCTTATTTCAGACCCAATTTCGTTTCTGATGAAGGGAAGATCGGCTCAAAACTCACATATTATTGCTGCTTTATGGAAGGAAAGACTGATGCCGGATCCCTGCTCAACACATCTTTCTATCATGCCTATGTAGCCACTCTGTCAAAACACTTCAAGGCGacgaaagaaaaagaaaaagtggttGCCGTGGTGCTTCTCGAGATGGATTCCTCCCTGCCGTATCTCTGCTTTGCCTTTGGCATTGCGTGTAACTTTTTCCAATGATATTGTTTTCGTTAATTCCTTTTTCCAATGATATGAGACAAACCCAATACTACGGGACcaaagaaagagaaacagaggTGTCCTTGCGTGTAACTTGtcgagaaaaacaaaaagacaaagaaaaaggaaaaaacaaaatggtGCCTCATTGAACTGATTCCTTGCGTGTACATTTTCTAAATGAGTAAAAATGGAGGTGACGTGCTGCCCATCCAAGGAACCAAAGAGTTGCTTTCCCTTTTAAGGAACCAATTATTAAATGTGCCTCCAGAAGTAAACACTTGTGATCTTGGTCGAGTTGAAGAATAATCAAGGGATGAATCTTACTTTTATgccatttatttgtttgttctTAGGCCACCTCTATGGTGGAGTACAGCCTTGGTCTAGTACCAAGGCCAAAGCAGTAGTGTTTAAAACTGAAAAGACATGGAAGTTTCGGAAAGTAGAGCCTAATGAGATTATCTTGATCAATGCTTTAGTTGCCTTCCCTCGTATTATAGATATAGATATCAAGGGTGGTGGCTCAATGATTTTTAACTTACTACTCATAAATGATTTGTCATATATGTACTATGTTCCAATTAAGTTTGAATCTGACTTATATGGATATTTACCTTAAACTAATGCTATTGGCCGCTTAAAAATTCATTGAATTTTTAGTTGGACTCGGTTCTAAACTACACCTTAAACCCGACCTGAGGGAGTGCCTGTGACTTCGCACCGTATAGGTCCCTAGTCTTTTCCGATTCTCAGCAGCTAAGGTACTACTATGGGCATGCCTAATAAGGAAGCTCTTACTAGcctaaaaaacaaagaaagaaagaaagggataGTTTCTGCAAAATAGGTTCAACCATGCATGGCTGCCAACTCAGATATGAACCCtttgaatttgatttgaaatttgacgtgtaatatatatgtgtgtgtatgaaTGCAAATTATGGCCTCTTGAGCTATGCAAGGAAACCGTTCAATAAAATGCCTTAAAAATAGAACAAATTGGATTGTTAGGAATTTCATGATGTGGTGATCATAATTGGAGGGACTTGCGTAGCCCTTGGTAAGGAGCGGGCGCATTGAGGCCTAGCCCAACGAGTGGTGAGAATTAAGTCGTTAAGTCTTAAGGACCCATATGACTGCAACTTGTAACCACCAAATGAGTTGGAATGGACAACTGACCCAGGAAGTTGGGATGAATCCAACATTCCTGGGATGAGTATCAATTCAAAAGAACATGAAGAAAAGATCCAATGGGATGATCatcattaatataaaatgattatttccaacacacgccaaaattccattttggcccaaaaacatagtctgtcatttttccagaaaatgattcacacaaaacaaaccaattatcggacactgtaggtgggaatcgcaggcgggactctaccaccgtccctaccgcgtgcaccgtaggggagaatcacaggcgggacacaaccaccatccctaccgcgtgcaccgtaggcgggaatcgcaggcgggactctaccaccatccctacagttcctttccacacaatgaatatttatcacacacaatgaatacttattagagcactgtaggtgggaatcacaggcgggactataccaccatccctactgcgtgcaccgtaggcgggaatcacaggcgggacacaaccaccatccctgcttaccacaaTCCCTAtcgtgtgcaccgtaggcgggaatcacaggcgggactctaccaccgtccctgcttactaccatccctacagtctctttcttttttctcaaaccagtcaatctagtcatttcaaacacactcaaatcatttcacatgaaaatccaattttcagataaacacatgaacatgtatgcaatcatgcgaaaacccagttttcagttacaaacatgaacatgcgtgcaaatgcagtgaacaaaacacgacaccaatatccaacaaccaacaatgtcaacacaatccaatcacaaaccaaacatacaatcaactccgtccacaatccatccgacccccgaactcctcggattcagtccggcataaccaaccagttcataGTAATATGTGTTAgggcaaaaatatatttaaatcatgaaagttctttggaaaaatacttacagcgctataatatgattttcgaaggatcgcggaggtgcaagaagtggcggctcagcaacgaaacaatgtaaaatacactgtgaccgtgggtctcaaaaactcacttttcaacggggacaaaccaagacccgaaattgatagggtagggcctaaagaggtcggtgaagccaatggtagtggtggtttgccgtgggtggcggcgcaaatggtggttttaaggccaaaaagtctgaaacaGAGAtgagcttggttgtgcttcaccggtgacggatcggagccggggttgggtccattgggttgccaagaggtcggggatgaagtggtgaagagatggtggccggtggtggtgcgacggcggcgcacgaaggaagagaaggccccGGCTGGGTGTTGCGCGTGGAGGCTGTCGGCGGctagataggggctgggatttgggaggtgaggtcgccggtcGATGGGGAGGTGGACGGAAGGGGCGGTGTCAGTCACCGGCGGCTTACgacggcgggctgggtggagaagaaatcggacgggagagagagagagagtgcgtcGCGCAGGAGGGGGGGAAActggggaagaaaaagaagaaaaaagaaggaaagaaaagaaaaagggaaaaagaaaaaatgaagggaaagaaatgagatccaatcctcacatcttgggtcacagaaaatgatccgacgaaaatgattttaaaacaacaaatcaattaaaataatttaaacgtaatgatacaatgaaaataaaataattaaatctcacaatcaattaatttaaaagaagaacaattaaatgtacaacagtaaataaatattaagaaaacataacaatttaattttcataatttaaagatcataaaataaaccatttaaagtatccgataattttaaaacaagagaataaatttttgaattattaaaaataatccttcagtggaaatacactaaaatacgggatgttacatcctccccccttaaaataaaatttcgttcTAGAAATTTGTAGAGCCAAACATCACGCTAAAGCAGGATATAAGAcacaaccagaacacgcttaAGAAAAATCACAcgacctccaacacccaacgggtaTGGGTACGGCTTGCATaacttttcccaaaacccaagaataaaccacacaaggcatccattacgaaagatcagattagacccatacctgccataACTCCAGTGTCCTGAGTCTCTGGAACCTCGTCgtcagcactaccaggagtcatcGCGTACATCCGAGCCTGACCTAATTGCCTCTGATTACctctaccaccgcgatgaccaccctgattcctTTGAGTCCGATTAGGACACTCACGAGAAAAGTGTCCCGAGCTCGACCCCCAATACGTACACCGGAGGCTGCCTGCAATCGAgacccgatcctttgcacaaacttctgtggcgacccggagttgctcccttcaccatcaacattcagtcgcttcttaccccgAGGAgagcctaccacagcacctcgctctcgctctcgCCAGCAATACAGGCTACCtcaaccaacctctgaaagttctggatttgcaGACATGCAACTTGTCTACGGATCTGAGAGCGCAACCCATCCTGAAAACGTTAGGCCTGCAACTCTTCGGTGGCTATCAGATGAGACGCAaatcgcccaagctccataaattttctggcaattgctcgacagtcatatccccttggaccaagttattgaattcccgagccttttgccgtCTCACAAAAATAGGGAAGAAGCGATcgtcgaactctttcttgaagcgctgccaagacacagccgccaaagatcccaactccaaCTCTAGGAGTTCCCGCTTAGTCTTCCACCAATTAGCTGCTTCACCTTGCAACAGGTAACTCCCATACAACACCTTCTGGGCCTCTGTACAACCACAGACTTCGAATGTCCTCTCGAGGTCTTCAATCCACCTCCCAGCTCGAAGTGGATCTTCTTCGCCCGTgaaggcaggagtcctatgTGCCAAGAAACGCTCATAGGTGCAACCGACTTGCACCACCCTATTCTGCTCTCCTTgttgtggacgaaaattctgctgaagaaactccgtcatcctattcaacgccctcgccatggcataatttccatcaccccttgATAATTCATCcacgggctcattagcttgccttcttggtcgtaccattttcctgccatagcgtaacccttaaccccactatcagcttaaaataaactaaaatataattatagtaaaataaattaaaatacaacaatatcacataaaataaaataaataaaaccaacaaaataaaatatcattagacaaaaggaataaaacaaatgaaatagtacgcaagaaaataattgaaacaagtaaaattgcctgccataaaataaaataactaaataaactaaaataacataaaataaaataaataaacaaacaaataacgtacaataaaataaataaaacaattaaaataatatactcccaacaaaataatttcaaatcacaattttaaaattttctagtaCTGCACcaatgggacatgtggttttacccaaagctgaactgctctgataccacctgtgacgcccacgacctccatgtaaggagacacgggaatcgtgacgtcggaatgatgacaacacgagtcacgcatcccaacgaaatgtgctcaagtgtgtgcaacatgcaagagtgcacaataaaatcgcagcggataatataaataagtcatctaagcaccagaaatttaaatataaatattccaaaacaaattacctttaaagagttatacagtcatcccaaatatattacaaagacaaaacataaattgataaaaaacgaAACTAGATAAACatgagcaatcccagatcactccaccaacggagccaagctaaggctcgtcatcctcatctgcatcaaaatctgcgataccataaaatggtaccacaggtaagtataaaccaaacaactcttaggataaaaacatattaatgcaaccaatatacattcatatgacaaaatccac from Juglans microcarpa x Juglans regia isolate MS1-56 chromosome 4S, Jm3101_v1.0, whole genome shotgun sequence carries:
- the LOC121263525 gene encoding uncharacterized protein LOC121263525 translates to MSYFCVTCSFMVHTQCALFPLTLTIRRHNHPLSLNLKNSPQLDQSEDQQICHLCYKKVNTKYNCYYCSSCDFVAHPLCATNFYNKNEAFDPEFIDEQPILPLDLLGPDESGDKLAQIVNKITPENGKAEIVTEIKHICHEHNLKLAVDEPENNEKCNGCTQYLSSPYYCCLQCKFCLHKSCADLPRKKLHPLHDHPLTLLPNKFHEYDGVFWCAACDRRCNGFVYSCDSCHFKLDVPCSLIPKKVTHEGHEYPLFVTDRSPYVRYRDSCNSCGERVPATIYCGDCGFKIGFCCATLPLTIKYGPYEKPFILSYSIEDDSGEYYCDICEEKRNLKHWFYYCEDIFFAAHTKCIMGKYPRIKVGSTYTFDFHEHPLTFVERDVVQYPKCLACSHDYSGDHHVHPFFFLCVKCDFIVADDCLWKIRKWPQSYAQASSRLKLDA